A region from the Hydrogenimonas sp. genome encodes:
- a CDS encoding lipoprotein releasing system transmembrane protein LolC, with protein sequence MVRRYLRFDPEHPFIFLSAILAFLGIAIGVTVLIIAMAIMNGMEKEFEKRLFVMNYPLTIYPKVRGSVDEDLLESLENKFLDLKFSPYMQTQVLIRKGSTLKGGLLFGVDPEREREVNPVFAKAYTEPLGKYGVIVGKPLARELGISRGGKIMFLFSRMEPAGLSFMPLSKRFTVEGLFRSGLNAYDESYYYTTFRTFEKILKREKGEYDGIHIESRNPMRDIETIRSELPSGVGIMGWWQQNGNFFAAMQMEKRALFIVLMLIILIASLNIVSSLLMTVMNRRSEVALLLSLGASKKEILHLFFRLGLIIGLGGIAVGTVLGLGGMELLSRFDIISLPEDVYGTSRLPLDLDWKDFAGIIAGALLITLLSSLYPAKKASQIDPLKVLRNE encoded by the coding sequence ATGGTCAGGCGCTATCTGCGCTTCGACCCGGAACACCCTTTCATATTCCTCTCCGCCATTCTCGCTTTTCTCGGTATCGCAATCGGTGTAACGGTCTTGATTATCGCTATGGCGATCATGAACGGAATGGAGAAGGAGTTCGAAAAACGGCTCTTCGTTATGAACTACCCCTTGACTATATATCCGAAAGTGCGGGGCTCTGTCGATGAAGATCTTCTGGAGTCGCTTGAGAACAAGTTTCTGGACCTCAAGTTCAGCCCCTATATGCAGACGCAGGTACTTATAAGAAAGGGGAGTACTCTGAAAGGGGGGCTGCTCTTCGGGGTCGACCCGGAGAGGGAGAGAGAGGTAAATCCTGTTTTTGCGAAGGCATATACCGAACCTTTGGGGAAATACGGCGTAATCGTAGGCAAGCCTCTGGCGAGAGAGCTCGGAATAAGCAGGGGCGGGAAGATCATGTTTCTCTTCTCCCGCATGGAGCCTGCAGGTCTGAGCTTCATGCCTCTTTCGAAGAGATTCACGGTAGAGGGGCTTTTCCGCTCAGGACTCAACGCATATGACGAGAGCTACTACTATACAACCTTCAGAACCTTCGAAAAGATTCTGAAACGGGAGAAGGGCGAATATGACGGAATTCATATTGAGTCTAGAAATCCTATGCGGGATATAGAGACTATACGCTCGGAACTTCCGTCCGGTGTAGGAATAATGGGTTGGTGGCAGCAGAACGGAAACTTTTTCGCAGCTATGCAGATGGAGAAGAGGGCACTCTTCATCGTTTTGATGCTCATCATTCTCATAGCCTCCTTGAACATCGTAAGCTCTCTGCTCATGACCGTTATGAACAGACGCAGCGAAGTGGCGCTGCTGCTCTCACTGGGGGCATCCAAAAAGGAGATTCTACACCTCTTTTTCAGGCTGGGGCTTATAATAGGTCTAGGCGGTATTGCCGTCGGTACCGTTCTGGGTCTAGGCGGTATGGAACTTTTGAGCCGCTTCGATATCATTTCTCTGCCCGAAGATGTCTACGGTACGAGTAGGCTGCCGCTCGATCTCGACTGGAAAGATTTTGCCGGCATTATTGCGGGAGCACTACTGATTACGCTCCTCTCCTCTCTATATCCGGCGAAAAAGGCGTCTCAGATCGACCCGCTGAAAGTACTCAGAAACGAATAG
- a CDS encoding outer membrane lipoprotein carrier protein LolA, whose amino-acid sequence MKIIIVTALAAKLLMASLPVPDYFSADFTQVVQNRETKKQLYYSGRLFMKMPSDAKWDYFIPLKKTICLIDHKAWVIEPELEQATLFRLKKSIPLMEILKNAKKRKNGDYEAEFGGTKYLIATDPQNSVKSISYLDEMGNRVTLRFQNVKTEPFDSSKLECEIPDDYDIIDGRY is encoded by the coding sequence ATGAAAATAATAATAGTGACCGCGCTTGCGGCCAAACTTCTGATGGCCTCCCTTCCTGTACCGGACTATTTCAGTGCGGACTTTACACAGGTCGTACAGAACAGAGAGACAAAAAAACAGCTCTACTACAGCGGCAGACTCTTCATGAAGATGCCGTCCGATGCCAAGTGGGACTACTTTATTCCCCTTAAAAAGACAATATGCCTGATAGACCACAAGGCCTGGGTGATCGAACCAGAACTCGAGCAGGCGACTCTCTTCAGACTGAAAAAGAGTATACCGCTGATGGAGATCCTGAAAAATGCGAAAAAGAGGAAAAACGGCGACTACGAAGCAGAGTTTGGCGGTACCAAATATCTGATCGCGACAGATCCGCAAAATAGTGTGAAATCGATAAGTTATCTGGATGAGATGGGTAACAGGGTCACCCTGCGTTTCCAGAATGTAAAGACGGAGCCTTTCGATTCATCGAAGCTGGAGTGCGAAATACCGGACGATTACGACATTATCGACGGGCGCTATTGA
- a CDS encoding putative periplasmic protein, with product MKKTAITLLFTLTLFAGQISFGDIDTTVLSKKSGEPVNIKISLVLQGRDIEENRIALMDVIQSALGSFWAETLVTAPGKEEFKKRVVSLADKKYGIEVDFVYITNLKIDTCTLQKLRKLLKGRP from the coding sequence ATGAAAAAAACAGCAATAACCCTCCTTTTCACACTCACTCTTTTTGCGGGGCAGATCAGTTTCGGTGATATAGATACTACGGTTCTCTCCAAAAAGAGCGGTGAGCCGGTAAACATCAAAATCTCTCTTGTGCTTCAGGGGCGCGATATAGAGGAGAACAGAATAGCGCTGATGGATGTAATCCAGAGTGCGCTGGGCAGTTTCTGGGCCGAGACTCTTGTTACGGCACCGGGGAAAGAGGAGTTTAAAAAGAGGGTGGTATCACTTGCCGACAAAAAGTACGGTATAGAGGTCGATTTTGTCTATATCACCAATCTCAAAATCGATACCTGTACACTTCAGAAGCTGCGAAAACTTCTTAAAGGGAGACCCTGA
- a CDS encoding protein YceG like → MYLPAGSVASIISYLNRSGVDVNYIDRYLIRFFGYPQKGWIDIGSTKLSKGDLFYRLTHAKAAMTEVTLIPGETKAIFFEDISKELHLDKSELEKAYEKYAPYPDGVIFPDTYYMPMGISEEHLVYYLVKKSLARHEELAKKFFGLYNPKKWFRYVTIASIIQKEAADIKEMPIVSSVIYNRLKRRMPLQMDGALNYGLYSHQKVTRSRILSDRSRFNTYRYAGLPPYPVGSVSLDALKAAIKPAKTDFLYFVKGKNGKHIFTKSYKSHLRALKSVNK, encoded by the coding sequence TTGTATCTTCCCGCCGGTTCGGTGGCGTCGATTATATCATATTTGAATAGAAGCGGGGTGGATGTAAACTACATCGACAGATATCTGATAAGGTTTTTCGGGTATCCGCAGAAAGGGTGGATCGATATAGGGAGCACAAAACTTTCGAAAGGGGATCTCTTTTACCGGCTGACACACGCAAAGGCCGCCATGACGGAAGTGACACTTATACCGGGAGAGACGAAGGCGATATTTTTCGAGGATATCTCAAAAGAGCTCCATCTTGACAAGAGTGAGCTTGAGAAGGCTTATGAGAAATATGCTCCATACCCTGACGGGGTGATATTTCCCGATACCTATTATATGCCTATGGGGATAAGCGAAGAACATCTGGTCTACTATCTGGTGAAAAAATCGCTGGCCCGCCATGAAGAGCTGGCAAAGAAGTTTTTCGGTTTATATAACCCCAAAAAGTGGTTTCGATATGTAACGATAGCCTCCATTATCCAGAAAGAGGCGGCGGATATCAAAGAGATGCCGATAGTCTCCTCTGTAATATACAACAGGCTGAAGAGAAGGATGCCGCTCCAGATGGACGGAGCGCTCAACTACGGTCTCTACTCCCATCAGAAGGTGACCAGAAGCCGTATTCTGTCGGATAGGTCGCGCTTCAATACATACAGGTATGCGGGGTTGCCTCCATATCCGGTTGGAAGCGTATCGCTCGACGCACTCAAAGCAGCTATAAAGCCCGCTAAAACAGATTTTCTCTATTTTGTCAAAGGAAAAAACGGGAAGCATATCTTTACAAAGAGTTACAAATCGCATTTGAGGGCTCTGAAAAGTGTGAATAAATGA
- a CDS encoding protein export cytoplasm protein SecA ATPase RNA helicase, producing MIKTIFRSIVGTANDRELKKYSKRVAKINALEPKYEKMSDDELKEAFLQLKERVRSGEATLDEVLADSFAITREASKRTIGLRHFDVQLIGGMVLHENRIAEMKTGEGKTLVATLPVVLNAMTGRGVHVVTVNDYLARRDATEMGKIYEFLGYSVGVITADIPDDAGRKEQYAADITYGTNNEFGFDYLRDNMKYSLDDMVQREHYYAIVDEVDSILIDEARTPLIISGPTSSKLDNYIRADKVARQMVRDEDFTVDEKNRVILVTEKGIEKAEKLFGVDNLYSMENAILSHHLDQALKAHNLFEKDVDYVVKDGEIVIVDEFTGRLSEGRRFSEGLHQALEAKEGVEIKEESQTLADITFQNYFRMYEKLAGMTGTAQTEATEFAEIYNLDVISIPTNVPVIRKDQPDLIYKTEREKFDAVIRDIKERNKKGQPILVGTASIEKSEALHALLKKEKIPHNVLNAKNHEHEAEIIKDAGKKGAVTIATNMAGRGVDIKIDDEVRSLGGLYIIGTERHESRRIDNQLRGRSGRQGDPGESRFYLSLEDHLLRIFGSDRIKTIMERMGVEEGEYIESKMVTRAVEKAQKKVENLHFESRKHLLEYDDVANEQRKIIYRFRHELLNPEYEIGAKIDEIREEYLHKLLMECSIFEGAPEEDFELEKLKLKLMEELGEEFSEEELAGRDYHTLYELLLNQLKERYETKMGAIDPHQRNEIERIIYLQVLDNAWREHLYQMDILKTGIGLRGYNQKDPLVEYKKESYNLFTELVESIKSETIKTLYMIRFRSEEEMAEEEAALERMKAQMEAATAEIATNKDEELKPIVQGKKPARNDPCPCGSGKKYKHCCGKSGPKRGVLAAQQA from the coding sequence ATGATCAAAACTATATTTCGCTCGATTGTCGGAACGGCAAACGACAGGGAGCTGAAAAAGTACAGCAAACGTGTGGCAAAGATCAACGCACTGGAGCCGAAGTATGAGAAGATGAGCGACGATGAGCTCAAAGAGGCCTTTTTGCAGCTCAAGGAGCGGGTAAGAAGCGGGGAGGCGACGCTGGATGAGGTTCTGGCCGACTCTTTCGCCATCACCAGGGAGGCGTCGAAAAGGACCATCGGCCTTCGTCACTTCGATGTACAGCTGATCGGAGGGATGGTTCTGCACGAAAACCGTATCGCGGAGATGAAGACGGGTGAAGGTAAAACGCTAGTGGCGACGCTGCCCGTGGTTCTCAACGCCATGACCGGACGCGGTGTGCACGTAGTTACCGTCAACGACTACCTCGCCAGACGTGACGCAACCGAGATGGGGAAGATCTACGAGTTTCTCGGCTATAGCGTCGGGGTCATAACGGCGGATATTCCGGACGATGCAGGGAGGAAGGAGCAGTATGCCGCAGATATCACCTACGGAACCAACAACGAGTTCGGATTCGACTACCTTCGTGACAATATGAAATACTCACTCGACGATATGGTGCAGCGGGAGCACTACTACGCGATCGTCGACGAGGTGGACTCCATCCTGATAGACGAGGCGAGGACTCCGCTCATAATATCTGGGCCTACAAGCAGCAAACTCGACAACTATATCCGCGCCGACAAGGTAGCAAGGCAGATGGTCCGTGACGAGGATTTCACCGTAGACGAAAAGAACAGGGTCATACTAGTAACAGAAAAGGGGATAGAGAAGGCCGAAAAGCTTTTCGGAGTGGACAACCTCTATTCGATGGAGAATGCCATCCTCTCCCACCATCTCGACCAGGCGCTCAAGGCCCACAACCTATTCGAAAAAGATGTAGACTACGTGGTGAAAGATGGCGAGATCGTCATTGTCGATGAGTTTACCGGCCGGCTTTCGGAAGGCAGAAGGTTCAGCGAAGGTCTCCACCAGGCGCTTGAAGCGAAAGAGGGTGTGGAGATAAAAGAGGAGTCTCAGACCCTTGCCGACATAACGTTCCAGAACTACTTCAGGATGTATGAAAAGCTTGCGGGAATGACCGGTACGGCCCAGACGGAAGCGACCGAGTTCGCCGAAATCTACAATCTAGATGTCATCTCCATCCCTACCAACGTTCCGGTTATCAGGAAGGATCAGCCCGACCTGATATACAAGACCGAGAGAGAGAAGTTCGATGCTGTCATACGCGATATAAAAGAGAGAAACAAAAAGGGACAGCCTATTCTGGTAGGTACGGCGTCGATAGAGAAATCGGAAGCACTTCACGCTCTTTTGAAGAAGGAGAAGATTCCCCATAATGTACTGAATGCAAAGAACCACGAGCATGAAGCGGAAATAATCAAAGATGCCGGGAAAAAGGGGGCTGTCACCATCGCTACCAACATGGCGGGACGCGGTGTCGATATAAAGATAGATGATGAGGTCCGCTCTCTCGGCGGGCTCTACATCATAGGTACAGAGCGCCATGAGAGTCGCCGTATAGACAACCAGCTGCGGGGACGCTCCGGGCGGCAGGGAGACCCGGGGGAGAGCCGTTTCTATCTCAGCCTGGAAGATCACCTTCTCAGAATCTTCGGTAGTGACCGCATCAAGACGATCATGGAGAGGATGGGAGTCGAAGAGGGTGAATATATTGAGTCGAAGATGGTGACCCGTGCGGTGGAGAAGGCCCAGAAAAAGGTGGAGAACCTCCATTTCGAGTCCAGAAAGCATCTTCTCGAGTATGACGATGTGGCGAACGAACAGCGGAAGATAATCTACCGCTTCCGTCACGAACTTCTCAATCCGGAGTACGAAATAGGTGCGAAGATCGATGAGATAAGAGAGGAGTACCTTCACAAGCTTCTGATGGAGTGCTCGATATTCGAAGGTGCCCCGGAAGAGGATTTCGAACTCGAGAAGCTGAAGTTGAAGCTTATGGAAGAGCTGGGAGAGGAGTTCAGCGAAGAGGAGCTCGCCGGCCGCGACTACCATACACTCTATGAACTTCTTCTCAATCAGCTCAAAGAGCGGTATGAGACAAAGATGGGTGCAATAGATCCTCACCAGCGCAACGAGATAGAGCGGATAATCTACCTCCAGGTGCTCGATAACGCCTGGAGAGAGCATCTTTACCAGATGGATATTCTAAAGACCGGGATAGGACTTCGCGGATATAACCAGAAAGATCCTCTGGTAGAGTATAAAAAAGAGAGCTACAACCTCTTTACGGAGCTGGTCGAGTCGATCAAGTCCGAAACCATTAAAACACTCTATATGATACGCTTCAGATCAGAAGAGGAGATGGCCGAAGAGGAGGCTGCCCTTGAGAGAATGAAGGCTCAAATGGAGGCTGCAACTGCCGAAATAGCCACAAACAAGGATGAGGAGTTGAAGCCTATCGTCCAAGGCAAAAAGCCGGCAAGAAACGACCCTTGCCCCTGCGGCAGCGGAAAGAAGTATAAGCACTGCTGCGGGAAGAGCGGTCCCAAACGCGGAGTACTGGCTGCCCAACAGGCATGA